The Aggregicoccus sp. 17bor-14 genome contains the following window.
CGCGGGCACCCTCTACGGCGCGGACTTCGAGGCGGACCTGACGCCCACCGTCAAGGTGCGCGCCGAGCTCGCGCACACCGAGGGGCAGCGCGCGGACGGCACCGAGGGCGACGGCACCGCCTACCTCGCCGAGGTCTCGCACCGCAGCCACGACTGGGACGCGCGCGCCTACGCGCGCCTGCTGCCCGGCGACTTCGGCCTGGGCCAGCAGGCGCTCACCGAGACCGGCACCCGCAAGCTCGGGGTGGACGCGGCCTACCGCTTCACGGACCACCTGCAGCTGGGCGGCACCGGCTACCGCCAGCACGTGTTCAGCACGGACGCCACGCGCGACGTGGCCGAGGCGCGCTTCGGCTACACGCAGGGCCTGTCGGGCGCGAGCGTGGGGCTGCGCTACGCGGAGGACCGGCTCGCGGACGGCAGCGAGCACCTGTCCACGCAGGCCATGGCGGGCACGAAGCTCGCGCTGCTCGAGGACCGGCTGGTGCTCTCGGTGGAGCACGCCCAGTCGCTCGTGAACGACGAGAACGTGGACTACCCCACCCGCACCCTCTTCGGGGCCGAGTACAAGCTCACCCGCAAGGTGACGCTGCTGGGCGCCGAGGAGCTGACGTGGAAGGACGGCGTGGCCACCGCCGCCACCCGCCTGGGCGTGCGCTCCACGCCGTGGACGGGCGCCACCGTGAGCTCCTCCATGGAGAGCCAGCTGCGCGAGAACAGCGAGCGCCTCTTCGGCACCCTCGGCCTGCGCCAGACCCTGCAGCTGAGCGAGGCGTGGCGCGCGGACTTCGGGCTCGAGCGCACCCAGACCTTCAGCCGCGAGGGCACCTACCTCTTCAACCCCGCCGTGCCCCTGACCTCGGGCGCGAGCGAGGACTTCACCGCGGCCTCCACCGGCGCGACCTACCAGGTGCGCCGCTTCCTCTGGGACTCGCGCGCCGAGCTGCGCCTGGGCGAGCTGAGCCGCCGCTGGAACCTGCTCAGCGGCCTGGTGACCGAGACGGGCGCGGCCTGGGGCTGGACGGGCCGCCTGCAGCTGCTGGACGAGCACCAGCACGCGACGGGGCAGGGCACGCGCACCGCCGCGCTGCGCCTGGGCCTCGTCTACCGCCCGCCGGAGACGAGGTGGATCGTGCTCGACCGCCTGGACCTCATCCACGAGCGGCGCACGGGCAGCACCGACCCGGGCACCGGCACGCGCCTGGTGAACAACCTCAGCCTCAACGCGCGCCCCGGCGAGAAGCTGCAGGTGTCCGTGTTCGCGGGCGCGAAGTACACGCGCGAGCAGCTGCTCGGCACGGTGCAGGCCGGCTACACGGACGAGCTCGGGCTCGAGGGCCGCTACGATCTCACCGAGCGCCTGGACGTGGGGCTGCGCGCGAGCGCCCTGCACGCCTGGCGCGGGGGCCAGCTCGCCTACAGCGGCGGTCCCTCGGTGGGCTACAACGTGGTGGAGAACATGTGGCTGAGCGCCGGCTACAACGTCTGGGGCTACGAGGACCGTGACTTCGTGGCCTCCAATTACGCCGTGCAGGGCCCCTACGTGCGCCTGCGCGTGAAGCTGGACCAGCAGACGGTGCACGACGCCGCCCGCTGGCTCTTCGGACAGTGACCATGGCTGCCCCCTCCTCCTCGCTCGCGAAGGCCGCGCTGCTCCTGTGCCTCGCGGTGGCGCTCGCCCCGTCGCTGGGCCGCGCGCAGACCTTCCCCGTCACCCAGTGCGCTGCGGATCGCTTCCGCTCCGACCTGGGCTGCACCGCGGGCGACGTGTCCATCACCGGCATCAAGCTCGCGCCTGGCGGCCCCACCTCCTGCGTGGGCGGCACCAGCGTGACGGCGGACCTGGACATCACGGTGAACTTCTCCACGCCGGACCGCTGGGACATCGGCATCTTCCTGGTCAACGACGGCAAGCCGCCCATGGCGATGTCCAGCAACGGCGGCGCCGCCGTCTGCTCCGTGGGCGTGCTCCCCACCACCGCGCCCTTCCTGGACCTGGACGGCGCGTCCATCGGCATCCCGGCGGACACCTGCGGCGACGGCAACGGCCGCATCAACGGCAACACCGGCTCGGGCGTGTTCCGCATGACCGGCGTACCCGTGCGCTGCCAGGCCATCAACCTGAGCGGCGGCAACCTCTACATCCCCTTCGTGGTGTCCTGGGACAACCAGTCGAGCCCCTCGGGCTCCACCTGCCGCTCGAACGCGGACCCCGTCCCCAACACCAAGTCCAAGTGCAACTCGCCCAACACGACCGTGGCCACTGAGGTGGCCTACGGCACGGTGCCGGTGGTGGTGCTGCCGCAGATCACCAAGACGAACAACACCCCCAACGCGACCATGGGAGGCACCAGCGTCTATACGGTCGTCATCACCAACACGACCGGCGTGTCGCTCTCGGGCGCGAGCTTCGCGGACCCGGCCATCACCGGTCTCAACGTCACGGGCGTGAGCTGCGCGGCGGGCGGCGGCGCGACCTGCCCCGCGGGCCTCACCGTGGCGGGCGTGCAGGGCGCGGGCGTCACGCTGGCGACCATGCCGGTCAACAGCACGCTGACCTTCACCCTCACCGGCACCGTGACGGCCGCCGCCGGCGCGACGCTGACCAACACCGCCTCGGTGAGCGTGGCGGGACAGAGCAACACCGCGAGCGACACGGACCAGGTGCTGCCGCGCATCACCGTGCGCGCGCAGACCACCGGCGGCACCGCAGCCTTCAACTACACGGGCACCAACGGCGTGGGCACCTTCTCGCTCAACACGGCGACGGCGAACCCGCAGACCTCCACCACCTTCAACGCCACGGCGCTGAACACCGCGACGACCATCACCCAGACCCCGCCCGCGCTCTGGACGGTGGGCTCGGCGAGCTGCACCGACGGCAGCTCCAGCTTCGGCAGTCTCTCCGGCAACGTCCTCACGCTCGCTGCCTCGGACCTGACGGCCGGCCGCAACATCGTCTGCACCTTCAACAACCGCCCGCTCGGCGCGGACCTCGCCGTCACCGCCGCGGTGAACACGCCGGTGCCGACCGCCGGCAACACCGTCACCTTCACGCTGACGGTGACGAACCTCGGGCCGGACCCCACCACGGGCGCGGTGCTCACCGGCGCGTCGCTGCCCGCGGGCTACACGCTGCTCTCGAGCACCGCGAGCCAGGGCACCTACAGCGCGGGCACCTGGACCATCGGCGCGCTCCCGGTGGGCGGCACGGTCACCCTCACGATCACGGCGCGGGTGAATGATCGGGACGTGGCGCCAGCCGCCAGCGCCTACAGCTTCACGACCACCGCGAGCAGCAACCTGGCGGACACCGTCACCGCCAACAACAGCGCGACCGCCAGCGTCACCCCGCCCGTGCCCCGCCTCAGCTTCGTGAAGGTGGCGGACCGCACGACCGCTCGCCCCGGCGACGTCATCACCTACACCATCACTGTCACCAACACGGGAACGGGCAGCGCCAGGAGCGTGATCATGCTCGACCCGCTGGACGAGTACGTGGCCATGGGGCTCAACGCCTACGGCACGAACGTGGCCTTCAGCTCCACCGACAGCACCCCGGCCTCCGGCCTCACCATGCCCGCGCCCGCCTACTCGAACAGCAGCACCACGTGGACGGCGTACACCGCCACCTCCGGCGGAGGCGGCGCGCCGGCGGGCTACGACAACAACGTGCGCCAGTGGCGCCTCCCGATGAACGGCACGCTGCGCCCCGGCGGCAGCCTCACGGTGCGCTTCCAGACGCGCATCAAGTAGGTGCGTGCGGCGGGGCTACCGGCCCGCAGGCCCAACCGGTCTCGCCCGTCCAGTCCCCACTGGAGACCCACCACTTCGAGAGGTCGGGCATCCACGTCAGCTCCGGCGCGGAGGAGGCAGCGAGGTCCAGCGGCTGCCCGCGCACCTGATTGTCCGGAGAGACGAGGTGGAGGATGAGGCGAGGGCGTCCGTCCACCAGGGAGCCGGTGAGTGCAAGCGCCAGGTCGCCTGCCGTACCGAACGCGGTCACGAGCCGAGGCGTTCCCATGGCGCGTCCTTCGAAGACGCGCAGCGGCAGAGTGGGCGAGAGGGGCCGCACGAGGTCGACGGCGAGGTGATCTCCATCGGGTGCGCTGAAGGTGGTCAGCCAGCTCATCACGGGCGAGCCCGCAGCTGTGCTCGTCACCCCCAGCTCTGTCATGCCCGGAGCGCCCTCGTAGGCCGTGAGGGCGGAGCGCGACGCGAGCGCGCCGGACACCGTGCGAAAGAGGACCCTGCGGGCGCCGGAGGCCTCAGTGCTCAGCGCCGCCACCCCGAACTCCGCCGTGCCCACCGCCGTCACCCCTCCGAGACTCAGCCAGCTGCCGGTGCTCACGCCGGGCGCCGTCGCGCCGAGCTCCGCCTCCTCGAGGAGGGGGGCCCGCGCAAGCGACGCGAGCTCGGGCGAGAGGAGCTGGCCCTGGACCTGCCCCGCCTCCAGCCACGCCACGAGGAGGCGCTGGCGGGTGCCATCCAGCGCCAGGTGGGGCGTGGCCCCGCTCAGCCCCTCGAGCGTCTCGGGCCCCGCGGCGAGCGAAACGTCGCCCCACTTCTCACCGTGCGCGATGCGCACGATGCGCGAGCGCTGCGAGCCCGAGGACGACTCTGCGCCGCTCCACAGCACGATGGCCCCGTCCCCGAGCGGGATGGCGCGCACCGTCTGACTCAGGAGGGCAGGGAAGGCCGCAGCCTCGAGGCGGAGGCGGGGGCCCGCAGGCTCGAGCTGCGGAGTGAGCAACTGGTAGGACACCTGGGTGTTCCAGTCGTAGTCACTGCTCCAGGTGACGAGCGCGTAGCCACGGGGAAAGACGAGCAGCTTGCCGGGCAGCCCGACCGGGAGCGCCCCCGTGTCGACGCGGCCGTCGCAGTCGTTGTCCAGCCCGTCGCAGCGCGTCTCCAGCGCCTCGTAGGTGGGCCCGTAGGAGGCAGCGGTGCAGGTCTGCTCGAAGGCTCCGTCCACGCAGCCGCGACGGACGCGCGCGCAGACGCCGGCGCTCAGCTCACACGGCTGCACGCGCACGCGCTCCTGGCAGACGGTGCCCGGGAGCGCGACACATTGCTTGTCGACGCAGTCGAAGCCCGTGGCGCAGTGCTCCCGCACCTGGCACGTGTCCGCATAGCCGCCCAGTTGCTGCGGGTCGGGAACCGCACAAGCAGCCACGGCCAGGAGGGAGAGGGCGGTAGGAAGCGCGAGCGCCTTCATTCCCGGCAAGCTAGCGGATGCGGTAGCAGCGTGCGGAGGGGACCGGGCGTGCGTCTCAATCTGGACGCCCTGCCGACACCGATCAGCGCCGCGCCCGCGAGCCACGCGCCGGCCGCCGCGGCTGCTCGCAGCGGCGGATGCAGCGCACCACCTCTGCCGGGTCGTCGGTGACGGTGAGCAGCTCGAGGTCCGACGGCGCGATGCAGCCGCTCGCCAGCGGTGCGTCCCGCAGCCAGCGCAGCAGTCCCTCCCAGTAGCGCCGGCCGACGAGCACCACCGGGAAGCGGTAGATCTTCCCCGTCTGGATGAGCACCAGCGCCTCGAACAGCTCGTCGAGCGTGCCGAAGCCGCCGGGGAAGATGACGAAGGCGCTCGAGTACTTCACGAACATCGTCTTGCGCATGAAGAAGTAGCGGAAGGTCACCAGGGTGCTGACGTATGGGTTCGCGGCCTGCTCGAAGGGCAGCTCGATGTTGCACCCGATGGAGCGCCCGCCGCCCTCGCGCGCGCCGCGGTTGGCCGCCTCCATGATGCCGGGGCCGCCGCCGGTGATGACGCTGTAGCCAGCCCGGGCGAGCCGGCGGCCCACCTCCACCGCCGCGGCGTACTCGGGCGCCTCCGGGGCGGTGCGCGCGGAGCCGAACACCGAGACGCCCTTCTCCACGCCCGCGAGCGCGTCGATGCCCTCCACCAGCTCGGCCGTCATCCGCATCACCCGCCACGGGTCGGTGTGGGTGAAGGCGTCCGCGGGCTGGGAGGCCTGGAGGAAGTGCTCGTCCGCGGTGGTGCCGTCGTCGTCGCGCAGGCTGTGGTCCACCTTGGCCGGGCGTGCGGGGCCTTCCGGGCGCAGGGCCTTCTGGAAGTGGAAGCGCAGCTGCTCGAGCGCGTCCGCCTCGGCGGGGAGGCGGCGGTTGGCGGGCAGCGAGCGGGGGCGAACACGGGACGGGCGGCGCTTCATCCACGACTCCAGGGTGACGAAGGGGTTGAATCCGGGGCGCGGCTGGACCACGAAGGGAGGCATGGGCTCCCCCACGGACACTCGCACGCCGGCCGCGGCCGCTGGCACCTTCGACCTGCTCGCTGCCGCCCGGCAGACGGTTGCCGCCGCCGGCTTCGAGGTGGACCTCTCCCCCGAGGCGCTCGCCGAGGTGGCGCGGCTGCCCGCAGGGAGTCCCACGCTGCAGCCCCGCGTGAGGGATCTGCGCGAGGCGCTGTGGAGCTCCATCGACAACGAGGACTCGCGCGACCTCGACCAGATCGAGGTGGCCGAGGCCCTGCCGGGCGGAGACGTGCGGGTGTGGGTGGGAATCGCGGACGTGGACGCGCTCGTGCCCCGGGGCAGCGCGCTGGATGCGCGGGCCGCGCACAACACCACGTCCGTGTACACCGGCCCCGCGGTGTTCCCCATGCTGCCCGAGCGGCTCTCGTGTGACCTGAGCTCGCTCAACCCCGGCGTGGACCGGCTCGCGATGGTGATGGAGCTGGTGGTGCGCCCGGACGGCACGCTGGTGAGCAGCGACGTGTTCCGCGCGCTCGTGCGCAACCACGCGAAGCTGTCCTACGACGCCGTGGGTCCCTGGCTCGAGGGGCGCGCCGAGCTGCCCGCGGAAGTCGCGCGGGTGGCGGGGCTCGAGGCGCAGCTGCGGCTGCAGGACGAGGCCTCGCGCCGGCTCAAGCGCTGGCGGCTGGAGCACGGCGCGCTCGAGTTCGAGACCGTGGAGGCGCGTCCCGTGATGGAGGGCGAGAAGGTGGTGGACGTGAAGCTCACGCCCAAGAGCCGCTCGCGCGAGCTGATCGAGGACCTGATGGTGGCGGCCAACGGCGCGATGTCGCGCTGCCTGGATGCGTACAAGCGCTCGGCGATCGCCCGGGTGGTGCACACGCCCCGGCGCTGGGACCGCATCGTCGAGCTCGCGCGCGGGGCCGGCACCGAGCTGCCCGCCACGCCGGACGCGGTGGCGCTCGCGGGCTTCCTGCGGGCGCGCCGCGCGGCGGACCCGGCGCACTTCGCCGAGCTGTCGCTCTCGGTGGTGAAGCTGATGGGCGCGGGCGAGTACGCGCTCGAGCCGGCGGGCGCGCCCAACCTCGGCCACTTCGCGCTCGCGATGGCGGACTACACGCACGGCACCGCGCCCAACCGGCGCTACGCGGACCTGGTGACGCAGCGGCTGCTCAAGGCCGCGCTCGCGGGCCAGCCCGCGCCGTACTCCGACGAGGAGCTCGCGGCGATCGCCCAGCGCTGCACCCAGATGGACACCGCGGAGCGCAGGGTGGAGCGGCAGCTGCGCAAGGTGGCCGCGGCGCTGCTGCTGCGCAGCCGCATCGGCGACACCTTCGACGCCATCGTCACCGGGGCCGCGGACAAGGGCGTCTTCGTGCGCCTGCTCGCCCCGCCCGCGGAGGGGAGGGTGGTGCGCGGCGAGGCAGGGCTCGACGTGGGAGACGCCGTGCGGGTGAAGCTGCTCGCGACCGAGCCCGCCAAGGGCTTCATCGACTTCGCGAGGGCGTGACGAGGCAGCCGCGTCGTTCGCGACGCGCTTCGAGAGAAGGCCGCGTTCGTGTCAGCAGCCGTCCCCGGCTTAGGCTCGGAGGCCATGGTGACGAGACTGGTGATCGTGGCCGTCGTTGCGTTGTCCTGTCTGTGCGCCCAGCCCTCCCAGGCCTGCAGTTGCAGGAGGGAGGGCAAGCAGGATCTCGCCACCGAGCTTCGAGAGGCTCGCAAGTCCGCGAGCCACATCTACTTCGCACGGGTCCAGTCGACGGACGGTAGGAGCTTCGGGGGAACGGCGACGGTGCAGGTGCTGGAGAGCTTCAAGGGAGCGCTCGCGCTGGGCACCCGGCTCGAGCTGCCCTCGGGTGGCGGAGGAGACGGCACAATCGGGTTCGAGCCGGGTGAGAGCTACCTCGTCTACGCGTATGGGACGCCGGCCTGGGCTCGAAGGCGGCCGAGGCCACCGAGGCGCTGAAGGCACAGCGACCCTTCTGGACAGGCGGCTACTACGACGAGAAGGAACCGGACCGCCTGGTCGCCCTCGGGCTCTCCAAGGACCTGCGCGCCTTCGAGCTCATCCAGACTCCCAGCTCCGCGACACCGGAGATGTGCCGCCAGCAAGTGGCGCGGCGTGAGCCCGAAGTAGGCCAGCGCGGCCCGCGCCTCGGCCTGCACGTCCGTGGCGTCTGCCTCTTGGGAGTCGCCCTGGTAGGAGCCGCTCAGCAGGGGGCTTTCCTGCGCCGGTTCCCGTGATGGCAAAGAGCAGACTGCTCGCCATATCTGTTCAAGTTCCCTGCAATGGATCTAAAAAAGGCCAATTAAATTTAGGGCTTGATTGAATTGATTGTTGCCCATATCTGTTCAAGTATCTGTTCATGCTTGCTGCCGAAGACGTGCTTTCCACGCTTGCCAGGATGCAACCCGTCGGAGCGAGCGAGCTGGCCGCTGCGCTCGGGACCTCCCGACCGACGGTCTCTCGCTTCCTCCAGGGACTCGGCGATCGGGTCTGTCAGATGGGGCGTACGCGGGGCACGCGCTACGTGCTCACGCGTGCGCTCGAGGGACTGGGCAGCCGGCTCCCGCTCTGGCGCATCACGGAGGCGGGCCGCGCCGAGAGCCTCGGGGAGCTGCATCTCCTGGCCACCGGAGACCACTGGCTGCAGCGCGAGCACGCGCCCGCAATCCTCTTCGAGGGCATCCCGCCCTTCGTCGTGGACATGAGTCCCCAGGGCTACCTGGGACGCACTTTCGCGCTCCGTCACCCGGAGCTCTCGCTGCCCGAGCACCTGCAGCGGTGGACCGACGATCAACGTCTGCTCGCGCTGGCTCGCCGCGGAGAGGATTGCGTCGGCAATCTGGTGCTCGGGCGTGAATCATTGGATCGCTGGCTTCAGGACGAGGTGCGACCTGTGCAGCGGGAGTCCTATCCGAAGCTGGCCACCGGCTCGGCGCAGAACCCCGAGGGCTCCTCGGCAGGAGGTGAGCAGCCGAAGTTCCTGGCCTTCGTCGAGGGCAGGCACGTCTTGGTGAAGTTCGTGGGTGGAGATGGCGCGGCAGCGGATCGGCGCCGCGACCTCCTTGTCTGCGAGCACCTCGCGCTCGAGCACCTCCGGGAGGCAGGAGTCGACGCCGCGCGCTCGCGCTGGTTCGACCTCGGCGGCTTTCGCTTCCTGGAGGTGGAGCGCTTCGATCGCGTCGGGCTGCGGGGGCGGCGCGGACTCCTGTCGCTCGCCGCGCTCGATGCGTACGTAGGGGCGGGGCGGGGCTGGCGGGCTGTCGCGCGCGGCCTGCGAGAGCAGGGGTGGCTGGATGCAGGCCAGGAGCAGCGCGTGCGCTGGCTGGACGTCTTCGGCCAGCTCACCGGCAACACCGACCGCCACCTGGGCAACCTCTCGCTCTTCGCCGAGGTCGACGCGACGCCCCTGCAGGTAGCCCCCTGCTACGACATGCTGCCGATGCTCTTTGCCCCCCACGACCTCCAGGTCGTGGAGCGGGACTTCAAGCCCGAGCCGCCTACCTCGGAGACGCTCGACGTCTGGAGCACCGCTGCAGCGCAGGCCAGCGCGTACTGGGAGCGCCTCGCTGCGAGCCCGCACCTCGGTGACGCGCTGCGCGCGCGCGCCGAGCACTGCGGCGCCCAGCTCGCGCAGCTGCGCGCGCGCGTCGCGCTCTAGGCGGCACCCGCCGCGGTGACGGAGGGCGTGCGCACCCGCCAGCACACCCGCACACGCGGGCCTACGACTTACGTCGCCACGGGAAAATGCCGTAGTCTTCGAATGCGGGTCGCTTCTGCCCCGCCCTTCCGAAAGGCGCCCTTGAGCCCCGCTCCCGCCGCCTCACCGTCGTCCGCGACCGCCGCGCTGCGCACCGCGCACGGCACGCTCCGTCACTCCCTCATCGCGCTGGAGCGCTGCGAGGACGCCGGGCTCGTCTCCGCGCTGCGCGCGCTCAAGCCCGCGCTGGAGCAGAACCTGGCCGCGAAGGACCAGCTGTACCAGGACTCGGCGAAGGCGTTCGAGCGCGCGGGGCAGCCCGGGCCGGCGCAGATCCTCCGCATCTTCGAGCAGAACATGGGGCTGGTCTCGAGCAGCGTGCGCGGGTT
Protein-coding sequences here:
- a CDS encoding DUF11 domain-containing protein; amino-acid sequence: MAAPSSSLAKAALLLCLAVALAPSLGRAQTFPVTQCAADRFRSDLGCTAGDVSITGIKLAPGGPTSCVGGTSVTADLDITVNFSTPDRWDIGIFLVNDGKPPMAMSSNGGAAVCSVGVLPTTAPFLDLDGASIGIPADTCGDGNGRINGNTGSGVFRMTGVPVRCQAINLSGGNLYIPFVVSWDNQSSPSGSTCRSNADPVPNTKSKCNSPNTTVATEVAYGTVPVVVLPQITKTNNTPNATMGGTSVYTVVITNTTGVSLSGASFADPAITGLNVTGVSCAAGGGATCPAGLTVAGVQGAGVTLATMPVNSTLTFTLTGTVTAAAGATLTNTASVSVAGQSNTASDTDQVLPRITVRAQTTGGTAAFNYTGTNGVGTFSLNTATANPQTSTTFNATALNTATTITQTPPALWTVGSASCTDGSSSFGSLSGNVLTLAASDLTAGRNIVCTFNNRPLGADLAVTAAVNTPVPTAGNTVTFTLTVTNLGPDPTTGAVLTGASLPAGYTLLSSTASQGTYSAGTWTIGALPVGGTVTLTITARVNDRDVAPAASAYSFTTTASSNLADTVTANNSATASVTPPVPRLSFVKVADRTTARPGDVITYTITVTNTGTGSARSVIMLDPLDEYVAMGLNAYGTNVAFSSTDSTPASGLTMPAPAYSNSSTTWTAYTATSGGGGAPAGYDNNVRQWRLPMNGTLRPGGSLTVRFQTRIK
- the yjjJ gene encoding type II toxin-antitoxin system HipA family toxin YjjJ, whose translation is MLAAEDVLSTLARMQPVGASELAAALGTSRPTVSRFLQGLGDRVCQMGRTRGTRYVLTRALEGLGSRLPLWRITEAGRAESLGELHLLATGDHWLQREHAPAILFEGIPPFVVDMSPQGYLGRTFALRHPELSLPEHLQRWTDDQRLLALARRGEDCVGNLVLGRESLDRWLQDEVRPVQRESYPKLATGSAQNPEGSSAGGEQPKFLAFVEGRHVLVKFVGGDGAAADRRRDLLVCEHLALEHLREAGVDAARSRWFDLGGFRFLEVERFDRVGLRGRRGLLSLAALDAYVGAGRGWRAVARGLREQGWLDAGQEQRVRWLDVFGQLTGNTDRHLGNLSLFAEVDATPLQVAPCYDMLPMLFAPHDLQVVERDFKPEPPTSETLDVWSTAAAQASAYWERLAASPHLGDALRARAEHCGAQLAQLRARVAL
- a CDS encoding TIGR00730 family Rossman fold protein, translated to MPPFVVQPRPGFNPFVTLESWMKRRPSRVRPRSLPANRRLPAEADALEQLRFHFQKALRPEGPARPAKVDHSLRDDDGTTADEHFLQASQPADAFTHTDPWRVMRMTAELVEGIDALAGVEKGVSVFGSARTAPEAPEYAAAVEVGRRLARAGYSVITGGGPGIMEAANRGAREGGGRSIGCNIELPFEQAANPYVSTLVTFRYFFMRKTMFVKYSSAFVIFPGGFGTLDELFEALVLIQTGKIYRFPVVLVGRRYWEGLLRWLRDAPLASGCIAPSDLELLTVTDDPAEVVRCIRRCEQPRRPARGSRARR
- a CDS encoding hemerythrin domain-containing protein, translated to MSPAPAASPSSATAALRTAHGTLRHSLIALERCEDAGLVSALRALKPALEQNLAAKDQLYQDSAKAFERAGQPGPAQILRIFEQNMGLVSSSVRGFLASIDSAKDPRSLRDRLPTVVRVLRERMDSEERAVFPLFDRSATL
- a CDS encoding RNB domain-containing ribonuclease is translated as MGSPTDTRTPAAAAGTFDLLAAARQTVAAAGFEVDLSPEALAEVARLPAGSPTLQPRVRDLREALWSSIDNEDSRDLDQIEVAEALPGGDVRVWVGIADVDALVPRGSALDARAAHNTTSVYTGPAVFPMLPERLSCDLSSLNPGVDRLAMVMELVVRPDGTLVSSDVFRALVRNHAKLSYDAVGPWLEGRAELPAEVARVAGLEAQLRLQDEASRRLKRWRLEHGALEFETVEARPVMEGEKVVDVKLTPKSRSRELIEDLMVAANGAMSRCLDAYKRSAIARVVHTPRRWDRIVELARGAGTELPATPDAVALAGFLRARRAADPAHFAELSLSVVKLMGAGEYALEPAGAPNLGHFALAMADYTHGTAPNRRYADLVTQRLLKAALAGQPAPYSDEELAAIAQRCTQMDTAERRVERQLRKVAAALLLRSRIGDTFDAIVTGAADKGVFVRLLAPPAEGRVVRGEAGLDVGDAVRVKLLATEPAKGFIDFARA
- a CDS encoding putative metal-binding motif-containing protein codes for the protein MREHCATGFDCVDKQCVALPGTVCQERVRVQPCELSAGVCARVRRGCVDGAFEQTCTAASYGPTYEALETRCDGLDNDCDGRVDTGALPVGLPGKLLVFPRGYALVTWSSDYDWNTQVSYQLLTPQLEPAGPRLRLEAAAFPALLSQTVRAIPLGDGAIVLWSGAESSSGSQRSRIVRIAHGEKWGDVSLAAGPETLEGLSGATPHLALDGTRQRLLVAWLEAGQVQGQLLSPELASLARAPLLEEAELGATAPGVSTGSWLSLGGVTAVGTAEFGVAALSTEASGARRVLFRTVSGALASRSALTAYEGAPGMTELGVTSTAAGSPVMSWLTTFSAPDGDHLAVDLVRPLSPTLPLRVFEGRAMGTPRLVTAFGTAGDLALALTGSLVDGRPRLILHLVSPDNQVRGQPLDLAASSAPELTWMPDLSKWWVSSGDWTGETGWACGPVAPPHAPT